Genomic window (bacterium):
GCATCCCTGATAAGCAATCTTCTTCAACTACTGGAAAGTTATAAAGTCCTGTTTTTATAACAAGGTCAACTACATCTATCAAACTCATTGTTGGTGTTACGGTGACAGGTTTTGTCATAAACTCTTCTACGAATATCTCATCAAGCCAGTAAGCAATCTCGTGTTTGCTTAAAGTGGTTGCAATAGACGGAAGAGCTCGCGCAATGTTTCCTCTTGTTACCACACCAACAAGTTTACCATTACTGGTGACCGGGAGTATCTTTATTTCTTGCATTTGAAATGTTCTTTCGGCTTCACGAATTGAAGTCTTTT
Coding sequences:
- a CDS encoding CBS domain-containing protein is translated as MIVSEIMSKCNSVSKKTSIREAERTFQMQEIKILPVTSNGKLVGVVTRGNIARALPSIATTLSKHEIAYWLDEIFVEEFMTKPVTVTPTMSLIDVVDLVIKTGLYNFPVVEEDCLSGMLYQKDIFNALFNIARTPLIRVEINGMECKICSQKSDTTASWRHKIKDFIKRKMKQ